The genomic window GAGAAAATGTTTGTCTAAACGTAATAAGCTATTGAGTGTTGAATGATGAGTTAATTGAACACTCAAAAATCATAACTCAGAGAGTGTTTTCTGTGACCAAAACCCGTGAACCTGTTGAGAGTTTAATTCTCTACCACTTATTTAAGTGGTCAGTCGTTGCGCCGGTGCTCCACACTTATCTTCGGGGTCGCATTTATGGTGCAGAGAATGTGCCAAAAGAAGGGCCACTGATTGTGGTGTGCAACCATGCCAGTTATTTTGACCCGCCAATTGTATCTTCATCCCTGCAGCGACCTGTGGCGTTTATGGCGAAAGAGGAGTTGTTTCAAGTTCCGATTTTAAAGCAAGTGATTGAGCTTTATGGAGCTTACCCAGTGAGTCGAGGTGCTGGAGATCGAAAGGCAATTCGGGCGGCGCTAACTTCCCTGGAAAATGGGTGGGCAACCGGCGTTTTTTTACAAGGAACTCGGACAACTGATGGGCGAATTACTGAACCGAAACTAGGCGCAGCACTGATTGCGGCGAAGGCAAAAGTCCCCCTGCTGCCGGTGAGCTTGTGGGGGACTGAGGCAATTTTACACAAAGGTTCTACGATGCCGCGTCCGGTGCCGGTGACGGTGCGAATTGGCCAGTTAATTGATACGCCCAGTTCCAGCAATCGGGAAGAGTTAGAGGAGGTAACGCGCCAGTGTACAGAGGCGATTAACGGGATGCTTGATTTAGGGCGCTGAGGGAATTTGGGGATTGAGAAATCTCCCCTTTCTAGTCACAAAACAATTGATAGGGGACAATCAAAGGAAATCGTTTATTTTATCATGAATTAAGTTTTC from Microcoleus sp. FACHB-672 includes these protein-coding regions:
- a CDS encoding lysophospholipid acyltransferase family protein, with the translated sequence MTKTREPVESLILYHLFKWSVVAPVLHTYLRGRIYGAENVPKEGPLIVVCNHASYFDPPIVSSSLQRPVAFMAKEELFQVPILKQVIELYGAYPVSRGAGDRKAIRAALTSLENGWATGVFLQGTRTTDGRITEPKLGAALIAAKAKVPLLPVSLWGTEAILHKGSTMPRPVPVTVRIGQLIDTPSSSNREELEEVTRQCTEAINGMLDLGR